From a single Lolium rigidum isolate FL_2022 chromosome 7, APGP_CSIRO_Lrig_0.1, whole genome shotgun sequence genomic region:
- the LOC124676407 gene encoding homeobox protein knotted-1-like 12 — MDQSSFGNLGAGGGGSSSSSKASSFLQLQPLSTTTAVAPMGGAYYGTPLALHQAAVAAAGSSSQYQFHHPNKHGSSGEISQAEADAIKSKIMAHPQYSALLAAYLDCQKVGAPPDVLERLTVMAAKLDARPPGRPHEARDPELDQFMEAYCNMLAKYREELTRPIDEAMEFLKRVEAQLDSITGGSHGSARLSLADGKSECVGSSEDDMDASGRENEPPEIDPRAEDKELKYQLLKKYSGYLSSLRQEFSKKKKKGKLPKEARLKLLHWWELHYKWPYPSETEKIALAESTGLDQKQINNWFINQRKRHWKPSEDMPFVMMEGFHPQNAAALYMDGQFMADGMYRLGS; from the exons ATGGATCAGAGCAGCTTTGGGAATCTCGGAGCTGGAGGAGGggggagcagcagcagctccaAGGCGTCGTCCTTCTTGCAGCTGCAGCCGCTGTCAACCACGACGGCGGTGGCGCCGATGGGCGGCGCGTACTACGGCACGCCGCTCGCGTTGCAccaggccgccgtcgccgccgccgggtcGTCGTCGCAGTACCAGTTCCACCACCCCAACAAGCACGGCAGCAGTGGAGAGATctcgcaggcggaggctgatGCCATCAAGTCTAAGATCATGGCGCACCCCCAGTACTCCGCCCTACTCGCCGCCTACCTCGACTGCCAGAAA GTCGGCGCGCCGCCAGACGTGCTGGAGCGGCTGACGGTCATGGCAGCGAAGCTGGACGCCCGCCCGCCGGGCCGACCCCACGAGGCTCGCGACCCGGAGCTCGACCAGTTCATG GAGGCGTACTGCAACATGCTGGCCAAGTACCGGGAGGAGCTGACGCGACCGATAGACGAGGCAATGGAGTTCCTCAAGCGTGTGGAGGCGCAGCTCGACTCCATCACCGGCGGCAGCCACGGCTCGGCGCGCCTCTCGCTAGCCG ATGGCAAGTCTGAATGCGTTGGCTCCTctgaggatgatatggatgcaaGCGGGCGCGAAAACGAGCCGCCTGAGATAGACCCACGCGCGGAGGATAAGGAGCTCAAATACCAGCTGCTGAAGAAGTACAGCGGCTACTTGAGCAGCCTCCGGCAAGAGttttctaagaagaagaagaaagggaagCTCCCAAAGGAGGCAAGGCTGAAGCTGCTTCACTGGTGGGAGCTGCACTACAAATGGCCTTACCCATCA GAGACGGAAAAGATTGCGCTTGCGGAATCTACAGGCCTAGATCAGAAGCAGATCAACAACTGGTTCATCAACCAGAGGAAACGGCATTGGAAGCCATCCGAGGACATGCCGTTTGTCATGATGGAAGGATTCCACCCACAGAACGCCGCTGCCCTCTACATGGACGGCCAGTTCATGGCTGACGGCATGTACCGCCTTGGTTCGTGA